ATTGGTCTAAAATGTTGGTCCCGGATTGATTTTCGGCAATTTGTCGAATAACGGTTTCACGTGTTCTTTTTCGTCAAACGTTTTCCACGTTTTGTACATGGCGAAAAGTGTGTTCACACAATCGTAGACTTTCTCAAAGTCGACAGAAAGTTCTGGTAGCCACATCTGAAATATACTCAGTATTATTGGCAAAGTCCATTAGATGGATTTGTAAAGAAGTATACTTGCCTTGATGTCCTTCTCTCTGTTCATTAGTTCAGCTCCTACTATAATGCAAGAAATAGCTATGATATGTGGAGGAAAAAGGAGTGAACAGTCGCTACGAAGAGAATCGTTGGCTACCTAAGAAGATAAAAGAAACTTTCAACTGACAACCAcatagataaacaaaaatattgcatAGACGCAGAAACgaggaaaagaagtgaaaacatTTTTAGGAACCAATGGGTAACGAGTACAAGTATTTATGACATGTTACGGTTTTTGCGTTAAGATGTCCAACTTTATGGGTAGTGTTTCGTAATGCTGTCCTTACAATCATGTcagaaaaaatccatacaTTGAGAAATTGGTAGTGTACATCTAAAAATCTTCAAGTCAAGTTTTGTCTAGGATTGTTAGAAATGCCcgcgaaattttcaaaaaaaagtcctagtgtgtagaaataaaagaggggaggaagagaagaaaagacgagaaaaagaagagaaaatcacCTTCCAGCATTGTTCTTCAAAAGGCGGAAAGTCCTTAACAGTGGGATCCCGCGCAATATCCTGAAAATGAGTGGTGAACTACTTAAGGAATGTGGTCATGAAACCCTGACTCAGTTGTTGCTTTAACTCaagcaataataatatgacGTTTTCTCCGGTCCTTTCAGATTGTTCAAGAGTTCGCATGCGTTTGAAATCGCGacagttttcaaagaaagagaGGCGAAAATTTAGCATCTTTGCGGTCCCATTCCAATCAAAACTAGATGTTTCTCCAAACTTGAATGTGCCTTAACAGGCCAAGTAAGATTAATGCCTAACAAAATATAGGCCGAAAAAGAATTTCAGATTTCggtaagaatgaaaaaagtctTTTGAAAAGGATCATAAACTAcacttttcttgaatttcgctactttttcttgctgttctaGCCGTCCATAACGGTTCTACTGATTGATTCTtatcaaagaaatgaaagcaaaTGAGCAAAGCCAAAAAATGCACATCTACAACAATTTTTGAGTTATCCCTTCATTAAACTCTGCAGCCATAAATATTAACATAAACTTAATGAGCAGGATTTAAAAAGGGGAACTTTTGGAATTCTGGTAACTTCAGATTCTTAGCAGTAATTGGCTAACTCCAAAGCACTGTAGTTGAAAGCATCACAAACAGGAATCTAGAGTGAACATAAACATTTAGCACGCAGTACAACTAACCTGTAACATCGTTGTAAGCGGTCTGTACGGGTGATAAACAACTAAACAACAGTCCAACATCTCCACGAGAATAAATTCCGCATCATAGAGGCCACTATTTTTCGAAGATGCATCGTAGGTAAGGTTTGgccattttttcaaacagtttGGAATCGTCTTGATCAGATTCGACATAGACATTAGGCCGTGTTCTTCAACCTGGAAATCGGCTTTTATGAATGAACGGTGTTATTAGGCAGAATTTCCCAAGTtaaaagaaggagaagtgTGCTTTTATCAAATATTAAGAACTTGATAACTGATAAATAATATAACGTAACTTTAAAAACCACTACCGATTAAATATGATTGTATGCAATTATTAAAGTTATATGCACATGAGTGATACATTCAAAGAACACTCACCTTTGATGCGAGAAAAACAGAAGCACAGGCAATAAGAAGCGGATCCACATCTTTGTAGGATCGACGAGcataaaatcttttaaaatacACAATTGCTGTAGCTATAACCTAAAAAATCAGGTGCActtcgaataaaaataacaggAAGGTGCACCGAAAAAAGGAGTAGTTATTGACGCAACATGATCGCGCCTTGATAATCATAAAAGGAAAAGACAAGTAGACTAACAATGCGACAATATGGAATTCGTCAGCAGTAATCAATAGATCACAAGCGAAAGAAACACCATACCACAAACAAATGCCACattacaaatttaaaaaaaaacactacctGCATACGTGTTTTCGGATGACCTTGCTGGATCCCCTCTATGGCTAGCGTCTGGATCAAATTAGCCCAAAATATCATTAACTTTTGGTATTCTTCTTCGGTGTAGATCTGAACAAGGATAGAGAGTGAAATagcgcaagtcattgtactaGACCTAAAATGATAgtttaataaaacaaaacactgCTCAACGTAATTCAAATTAGTTGTGATATTACTGTTAAGCTAAGATTCTCCacgattttttaaatggtgAACGTAATcaccttctcttccttctcatAGAGTTTGCGGTGAAATTGAGAAACATTTCTGCCGAGTTAGAGTTTAGTGTAAggatgaatttgaatttttcaatttcacttaGACATTAGAAATCTAAATGTCCTAGTTCCCAGAATCTACCATCTCTACACTGAATGGGTCTTTTTgcagctttgaaaaaattgaaaagagctCAAATATTGAAAAAGGAATTTGAATGGAACACAAAGCTGAAGTTAGGGATAAAATCCCAGGTACTACTAAAAGACAGACACCTTCAGATCTTCACTGCGCATCCGTAATAATTCTTGCTTTTCGAATATCCACTGGTCATAATGTGAACTTTGCCAGAAATTGCCTGCCATAATTGGGGTTCTGGCAAATAGGGCAAAAAGGCTCTGAAATAttcaataggaaaaaaaacccgtaGCAAACTCCACGCAATATCACTGGTTAGAAGTGAGAATAATCAAAAACCTTGCAAGAGATCTGAAAAGCGGATATCCGGAGACTGTATTGTCAGAATGCTGCGCTGCACCATCAACACGACCTTGAcgttgaaattttattgatgCGGCCAACTACGAAAATAATTTGAGTTGATTGTAGTTACAAACACCCAAGTATCACGGAGCGACCGAATTCTACTGGGATTCTATACAATCCAGCCAATTCCGGTTCATTTTATCCCTTATGAAAAGTACTGGGTAGATAGTCAGATagtaatttattctttatgaACCACAAACAGTTTCCATACAATTGCACTTCTGCCCTCGCCAAAAATGATTAACAAATGAATAGgcgaatgaacaaataaatgactGATCATTTTGAAATGTACTGGATGAGCTTCTGATGCGGAACCATGCCTCCAACAGCAACCTAAAGAAGATTGGTTAGTATATCCAGAACCTAGTTGTAGCATTTATATTCACGATGAAATAAGTACTATAAATACCGTTTGCATGaataagtataaataaatactgtTTTACTTCTAAGAAATCCGGGAGTTTGATCATTCGAAACGAATGATCAAAAATATGTATGGTGAGTTTATActagggccaaaacgacatgaagcacggggcagttgcgtaagcggctgcgctcggtgcggtgaagcgtgaCTGTTAAGATCGAGGAGGGCATGCtttatatcgttttgacctgactatagtGTAGTTTGTAGTAAATCACTGCTTACATGTTTCAATACATTATCGATTTCCTGTTGGCTCATGCGCTCGCCAATAGACGATAAAATCGATCGCAGTTCCTTAGCGGGAATGCATCGAGTGCCGTCTCTGTAATCATCCAACTTGTTGTAACATATAAGTTTATCGCAGAGATTCTCCattctcaaaaatcaaaaatggcAATATTCATCTAGAATGTTTTTACCTGTCCAATCCTTTGAGCGCTTTTATTATTTCAGTCAGTTCATCACCACTGTTGTGTTCCTCTTTGGCGATCTCAAGGAATAATGCAAAATCCATGGGTCGCTCTGAAATGACAAATATGATATCaacagtgaagaaaaacaacgaaaaaatcgCTATGATGCAACACAAAACAGTATCCGCAGAAGGTTTTGATTTATTGTGCAAAAGGCACTTCCGCACATAGTTCTTTTTTATACCTTATTTTTCGTGACTACGAGATTTTTCTATATCCACATATGCATAATATGGTTTTTATCAATGTAGTTGAACACTTAGGTGATTCTCCTCTCATGCGCTCAATGCAGACACGGGACAATGGAACGCAACGCGGCGGATGTGAATTTCTGACCCGGACTGTGGTCCCTGACCACTGATAAATCACACTAAAGCCGCTATGGTAAATGGAATTGCGTAACTAGAGTGAATTTCGAGCTGTTGATACGAATGTAAACAATACTCAACTTACTAACAATCTTCAAgtcttctcttcttgaaacctcggcattgggaactgttgttatatttatttgtgtacttagaacgatatcgaggcttggtaaggagagaggaggaggtTAATGAGATATACATAGCATCAAAGATCTCGAACTATTTTCAGGCTTTTGATAAAGGCGAAGTTTTAGAAACCACCaaaaccattaaaaaattttcaccaaaatctCGTTGgcacaggaaaaaaacatcaatacTCAACTTACTggtgtttttgaaatattctgtAGTTTTCGCTGCTGTCGGCGAGTAACCAAGACTTCTAAGTATACATCGAAGTTGTGGAGCAGAATGTACAATGCCGTCTTGACTGTACACATTGAAACATTCTCGAATGTCTAGAATAGTTAAATGTTTAGtatagaagaaaaggaaactgtCCAAATAGTAACTATGCATAATTCCCTAGAGGTCTGGAAAAAGTTGATTTCCATGAAGACCACTTAATTTTAGGACTGTCTTACGAAAGTACGATCTAACGAAATCAAGTGTCGGGAAATTATAGATAAATAAGcagatgaatgaatggataaataaataactagcGTTCATCAAAGTTCAAGATTGAAAACACCAACTTACTATCAATTTGTTCACGAGTGAAGAATTCGGTCTGGAAATAACAGGAAGATCAACCGATAAAGAACAAATCGATTCACACAAACTATGTCGATCAATAGTCGGGAGCACTCACCATATCTCGACCACGTGTCTGGAAAGGAGCGACGATTGTTGTTTGCGGACAGCTGGTGGTCACTTGGTAGTCGCGCACATAAAAAGAGAGCGTAGGAGATGAAGAGAAGTGATGGATCAGTACTAGAAgcagtgaaaaaagtgatcaaCTAATTCCTTGATCTTTTCCAGAATTGTCCTGAAACTAGATAAATAAAGTGACCCTAATAGACAGGAGAAATGGTTCTGAAAAGAAGAGCGAAACGTTCATGGAAAACAACGACTGTTACTATATCTCATTAGAATGGCAGGGgaaatttttgctgaaaagaacgctggaagaaaaaacgtagaCTAAATTATGCTTGCTTATAATTGCTGATAGTCCAATGATTGTATTCATAACTATGATTATTCTTATGTATACTCTAGAAAATGCGAattgaaaaagttttcttatttatttcttcaaactaCGTAGACATGAAACTCCAGGATATTTCACTATAGAAAAAGGAAcacattgaaaaatttgcaggCACCAACTGTGCAATTAGGCCAAATAGTGAAAATAGTGCGCATCTTGCTTCCTTCCCTTTTTGTTTTCCCAAGATAAAGAAtaagtttcttttaaaaataaaattgaaagaaaactaagaGAAACTCAACCGTTTTCGACAACACTGCCAGGATGCGCTCTAAGCAAAAGAAAGCTGACGTTTTCTGGGGGTAGAATGTGATATTAAAGTCAATGTCGTATCAATCTACTTGGGATttgccaacgcgttttactggaattcgtaatcgttggggttttggaacgcgtgttggcctatacaatgactggcgggggccagccgatgatcaagtcagttttttatcctcccaaacaagtctggtaccaatttatcgacacctgAGGGATAAAAGACCCTGTTTATGCTAGGGCGGATTAGTGGTATTAATGGAATCATTTATCAATTTCTACGACAAACACAATAATAGATAACTCTTCCGTCTCAAAAGGTTTAAGGTCAAATTGAGGAACATTTCTGCAGACTTATTTGGTTTGGTGTAAGGATAAGTTTGAATTTTCAAGACAATGAAATATTAAGTAGTTATTCAGTACcaacatttctttcaaagataTTGATAGAATCATAATAACCTACATGgcatagaaaaaagtaaaaaaaaggaaaaatcttaaatttaGGCTTAAAAAGTTAAGcttaaatttaagaaaatacaCAAAATTTTTGGCTTGACGACGGTTTAGCCAAAAGCGGGAGGAATATACAGTGCTTCCAACttactaataaaaaaagaaagaggtgaAGTAATCATATATTGTAGTcaataaattgttttaaaaatcactcaaaaaaataggaatcaAAATATGTACGCAAGTTTGTGACTGGTCTTCGTAGTTCAGCTAAGTTTTCATTTAAATAGTTATACAGCCCGAacagttttaattttaacagTTTTAATGGACAAATACGAAATAGAATAACAAGAGTATCTGAATATAATTCTGTACGAGCTAAGCAATTTGTTATTAACAAAAcaagatatttttaaaataatgttGTTTGGAAATAATTCCGAAAGGATTTCTGGGAACAACTCGTATCCAAAATCAATTTCACATTGAAGCATGCATacttaaatttaaaaagtgttGTAAGccgcgaaaagaaaaactgagctAAACATTGCAATGAGCTTTTCAGCAATGATTCATATAACATTCAACGAttgtttgtggaaaaaaaagaaagggttTCCACAAAAAAGCGTCGGTCTTCACTCACAGTCATCAATTCTGTATTTGCTTGTCCTTGGGTGTATTTTGCTCTGTTGATTTTTTAGAAGCAAATATATGTGTGTAATAAATTTCTAGAATACTGTAGGAATTAATATGATGTAGATTTTAATATAGACTTCAAGGACACGAAAAGAATAGATTAAATATAGTAAATGAGTAGTGACTTTGCTCATAGGACCTCGCCTAAACATGGGACTGTATGGTAGTTCAAATAATGTTTggtaatttttatattataatctagtaaaattatatattataatgtagtataattataatattttactACTAATTTGAATTCTGTTGTGTTCAATTAAGTAAAACAATCCGATTACTAGTATAATACTACTCACCAATTTCTGTAATCTTTCTTAAAGTTAGAGATTGTAGTTGAGAAAATAAGTGGAAATGAGCATCagttactttttactttttctttagtttatGTTCTGCAattaaaaacttgaaaataagCTAAACTactgtactttttttgctGAGCTATCAGAACGCCTACGCAATATGTACATGACAATACGTGTATGGATACATGTTCTCTATTGTAAAAACAGgtcataacaagaaaaatcatcgatcattctttcaaataaactGTTCAGTATGGGAATTCAAACTCATTTTGGCAAAGCTACTTGTGGGACTTTATTGATTTCTGGATATCCTCATCAACTTTCTTCCTACGTTTCAAggttattttgaaatttttgcgtTAATCTCTTGTTTTTATCATTCTGCTCGTGaccttccttttatttgtaACTGCAGGTAAGTGGCTGTATTTCTGAGAATCCCAACATATATATCCTTTCCTGGACGTATCACTTCCCTTTACTAGATTTAATTCATATGCTTTGAATTGCACTTTCAAACATGTGAAATTTTGCAATGACAAAATACCAATAGTTATTGATTTAACGGATTTTTAAGTTCATTAGAGCGAGCTTTACAAAGTGCACCAACGAGGTCCCCTCTGGAAATTTCGACAGGAATACTGCTAGGTTCCATAATTCTTTGTAATCTAATCTATAACCTATGTATCATAGCGGTTCCACAACCTACTCTAGGAAATCCAAGCAAAAAACcgctgtaaataaataaatattaatcaTAAATCCATGCGCAAACCACTATTCCCAACGAACATCTGATGATAGGTTATGGAACCTAATAATGTAACATATCAGATTCCGGACAATTATTTATGTACAGCAGTCCCCGCTGTGTTTTACTCTTGCTGAGCGTATTCCATCGCAATCTCAATGTATGATCCATCTATAGATCCTTGAAAACGTGCTGATTATCCCATATCTTTCTAATAAAGGTTGGAACAAGTCTTCCAAGCTTGATGATGTTTGGAGATGTGCGCTCAcagtttcttaaaggcatcaccccacgaatctgaggtggtacggatttcaggtggagtattcgtatacggaatcgtagattatggagaggggggtgattccgtccatttctctctgtatcagtggaaacggacaaccccggaatgctgtttcttacgtcctcaattgcagcgcgccacctttgtgcccccccccccccctcgcCTGCT
The Necator americanus strain Aroian chromosome I, whole genome shotgun sequence genome window above contains:
- a CDS encoding hypothetical protein (NECATOR_CHRI.G1059.T1); the encoded protein is MAGNFWQSSHYDQWIFEKQELLRMRSEDLKIYTEEEYQKLMIFWANLIQTLAIEGIQQGHPKTRMQVIATAIVYFKRFYARRSYKDVDPLLIACASVFLASKVEEHGLMSMSNLIKTIPNCLKKWPNLTYDASSKNSGLYDAEFILVEMLDCCLVVYHPYRPLTTMLQDIARDPTVKDFPPFEEQCWKVANDSLRSDCSLLFPPHIIAISCIIVGAELMNREKDIKMWLPELSVDFEKVYDCVNTLFAMYKTWKTFDEKEHVKPLFDKLPKINPGPTF
- a CDS encoding hypothetical protein (NECATOR_CHRI.G1059.T3) — protein: MTEFFTREQIDNIRECFNVYSQDGIVHSAPQLRCILRSLGYSPTAAKTTEYFKNTKRPMDFALFLEIAKEEHNSGDELTEIIKALKGLDRDGTRCIPAKELRSILSSIGERMSQQEIDNVLKHVAVGGMVPHQKLIHLRISAFQISCKSLFALFARTPIMAGNFWQSSHYDQWIFEKQELLRMRSEDLKIYTEEEYQKLMIFWANLIQTLAIEGIQQGHPKTRMQVIATAIVYFKRFYARRSYKDVDPLLIACASVFLASKVEEHGLMSMSNLIKTIPNCLKKWPNLTYDASSKNSGLYDAEFILVEMLDCCLVVYHPYRPLTTMLQDIARDPTVKDFPPFEEQCWKVANDSLRSDCSLLFPPHIIAISCIIVGAELMNREKDIKMWLPELSVDFEKVYDCVNTLFAMYKTWKTFDEKEHRLVLFSLTFGWAARFCDRILFEYNAILCRLTIIHKLPQQSTFSPNRYLRFGFSTNP
- a CDS encoding hypothetical protein (NECATOR_CHRI.G1059.T2), with translation MTVAALDSPDRPEKRRAVRVCSCEALLIHHFSSSPTLSFYVRDYQVTTSCPQTTIVAPFQTRGRDMTEFFTREQIDNIRECFNVYSQDGIVHSAPQLRCILRSLGYSPTAAKTTEYFKNTKRPMDFALFLEIAKEEHNSGDELTEIIKALKGLDRDGTRCIPAKELRSILSSIGERMSQQEIDNVLKHVAVGGMVPHQKLIQYISK